A region of Paenibacillus sp. JNUCC-31 DNA encodes the following proteins:
- the glpX gene encoding class II fructose-bisphosphatase has translation MERELALEIVRVTELAALASAPWMGRGDKNSADEAATLAMRAMFDSVSIRGTVVIGEGEMDEAPMLYIGEEVGNAEGPEVDVAVDPLEGTEIVAKGLNNALSVIAVAGKGNLLHAPDMYMEKLAVGPALVGKVSIEDPVEVTLEKAAEALNKNISDLTVMILDRVRHESTIKTLRKVGVRIKFLSDGDVAGAMAPAFPEAGIDLYVGSGGAPEGVLAAAALSCLGGEIQGRLMPANADEFQRCLQMGIDNPYKVLTMQDMIGTEDVIFAATGVTPGEILGGVRYLADDRAETDSIVMRAKTKTIRFIRSQHFLPNKEVLHKVRQLQSTPEPSDRISGQVPILEQAEFIQSSVSNSVTT, from the coding sequence ATGGAACGCGAACTGGCGTTGGAAATTGTCCGAGTAACAGAATTGGCTGCGTTAGCTTCAGCACCCTGGATGGGGAGGGGCGACAAGAATAGTGCAGATGAGGCGGCTACTTTGGCCATGCGCGCCATGTTCGATTCCGTGTCCATTCGCGGCACGGTAGTAATCGGTGAAGGAGAAATGGATGAAGCACCCATGTTGTATATCGGCGAGGAAGTCGGCAACGCGGAGGGACCCGAGGTTGACGTGGCTGTAGATCCATTGGAGGGTACAGAGATCGTAGCCAAGGGCCTGAACAATGCTTTATCGGTTATTGCAGTGGCGGGAAAAGGAAACCTGCTCCACGCACCGGATATGTACATGGAAAAGCTGGCTGTTGGGCCGGCTCTGGTGGGCAAGGTCAGTATCGAAGATCCGGTTGAGGTGACATTGGAGAAAGCTGCTGAAGCATTGAACAAAAACATCTCAGATTTGACCGTTATGATTCTGGACCGTGTCCGGCATGAGAGCACGATCAAAACGCTGCGCAAAGTTGGAGTGCGCATCAAGTTCCTCAGTGATGGAGATGTTGCGGGCGCAATGGCACCTGCCTTCCCGGAAGCGGGGATTGACCTGTATGTCGGATCAGGCGGAGCACCGGAGGGTGTGCTTGCTGCAGCTGCACTGTCCTGCCTCGGCGGGGAGATTCAAGGCCGCCTGATGCCTGCGAACGCAGATGAATTCCAGCGCTGTTTGCAAATGGGGATCGATAATCCCTATAAAGTATTAACGATGCAGGATATGATCGGCACGGAAGACGTCATTTTTGCAGCAACTGGCGTTACCCCGGGTGAGATCCTTGGCGGTGTGCGTTACCTCGCAGATGACCGGGCAGAGACCGATTCCATTGTCATGCGTGCCAAAACCAAAACCATTCGTTTCATCCGTTCTCAGCATTTCCTTCCGAATAAGGAAGTGCTGCATAAAGTGCGGCAGCTTCAATCAACACCCGAGCCTTCGGATCGCATTTCAGGCCAGGTCCCCATTTTGGAACAGGCTGAGTTCATTCAATCATCTGTCAGTAACAGTGTGACGACTTAA
- a CDS encoding LacI family DNA-binding transcriptional regulator, with product MASRKEVAELAGVSEATVSRVLNGVGPLKEETRRKVLEASEQLGYVPSALARSFARSKSGNLGVVLPYVPKAHLFSAYFFSEMLSGIGSKARDSGMDLLVMFRTPDEVMNYTDLFRRQKVDACIILGARDDHGEMVALQQLQQAGHPFCIMNQHFAGESFMEVDADHVEGSRLAIRHLTDQGYRNIVFLNGPDSYSNSQERLQGVRIGLNEAGMNVDSSLLLEGNYSRRSGVEAAAAIASRLDEIDAVFAANDRMAIGVMHGLRERGIKVQDFPAFVGYDDSDAAEMAVPPLSSVRVPFYEMGELAASKLIHESLGATASIASSEVSSENARQLLPTELIIRASSIRN from the coding sequence ATGGCATCCCGTAAAGAAGTGGCTGAACTTGCTGGTGTATCCGAAGCTACAGTGTCACGAGTTCTTAATGGCGTTGGTCCTCTTAAAGAGGAAACCCGTCGTAAAGTGCTCGAAGCTTCCGAGCAACTGGGGTACGTGCCCAGTGCACTGGCCCGCAGCTTTGCGAGAAGTAAAAGTGGTAACCTCGGCGTCGTGTTACCCTACGTTCCGAAGGCGCACTTATTCTCGGCGTATTTCTTCTCGGAAATGTTGAGCGGCATTGGGAGCAAAGCCAGAGACAGCGGCATGGACCTGCTGGTCATGTTCAGGACACCAGATGAAGTGATGAATTATACGGATCTGTTTCGCCGTCAGAAAGTGGATGCTTGCATCATTCTCGGCGCGCGAGATGATCATGGGGAAATGGTTGCCTTGCAGCAGCTTCAGCAGGCAGGACATCCTTTCTGCATCATGAACCAGCATTTTGCAGGAGAATCATTCATGGAAGTGGATGCCGATCATGTGGAGGGCAGCAGGCTGGCAATACGCCACCTTACCGATCAGGGATACCGAAATATTGTTTTTCTTAATGGTCCGGACAGTTATTCCAATAGTCAGGAGCGGCTTCAGGGCGTTCGGATCGGACTGAATGAAGCCGGAATGAATGTGGATTCCAGTCTTTTGCTGGAGGGGAATTACAGCAGACGAAGCGGGGTGGAGGCGGCAGCTGCCATCGCGTCTCGGCTTGACGAGATCGATGCTGTATTTGCAGCGAATGATCGGATGGCGATCGGTGTCATGCATGGCTTGCGTGAGCGAGGGATCAAGGTTCAGGACTTCCCCGCGTTCGTGGGATACGATGACTCCGATGCGGCTGAGATGGCGGTTCCGCCGCTGAGCAGCGTCAGAGTTCCCTTTTATGAAATGGGAGAACTGGCTGCATCCAAGCTTATCCATGAATCATTGGGGGCAACAGCTTCAATTGCGAGTTCCGAAGTTTCCTCAGAAAATGCAAGGCAATTATTGCCTACAGAACTGATTATCCGTGCATCTTCAATCCGTAATTAA